One stretch of Bordetella avium DNA includes these proteins:
- a CDS encoding copper chaperone PCu(A)C — protein sequence MKILKRLGASAALGLLLAATAHAQVSVDNAWIRASVPGQKSTGAFMTVRAPADSKLVEAHSDVARSTEIHEMKMEGDVMRMRQVDSVALPAGKAVELKPGGYHIMLMDLQRQMTTGEHVPLTLVTESADGKRHTQRIEVEVRPLTTQRSGNAHHKAH from the coding sequence ATGAAAATCCTCAAACGACTCGGCGCCTCGGCCGCTCTGGGCCTGCTGCTTGCCGCAACCGCACACGCCCAGGTCAGCGTCGACAATGCCTGGATACGCGCCAGCGTGCCGGGCCAGAAGTCCACCGGCGCCTTCATGACGGTGCGCGCCCCCGCGGACAGCAAACTGGTCGAAGCCCACTCGGATGTCGCACGCTCGACCGAAATCCATGAGATGAAAATGGAAGGCGACGTAATGCGTATGCGCCAGGTCGATTCGGTTGCGCTGCCTGCCGGCAAGGCTGTGGAGCTCAAACCTGGCGGCTATCACATCATGCTGATGGACCTACAGCGCCAGATGACCACCGGCGAGCATGTGCCTCTCACGCTGGTCACCGAATCGGCTGATGGAAAACGCCACACCCAGCGCATCGAAGTCGAGGTACGTCCGCTGACCACCCAGCGCAGCGGCAACGCACATCACAAAGCCCACTGA
- a CDS encoding sensor domain-containing diguanylate cyclase, giving the protein MNAPERNLSMPHHALELLQLAINQSFNSVLITTAGVEPIIVYSNPALCAMTGYTAEELIGNSPKILQGPLTDKTVINRLRLCLKNGDYFQGSTFNYRKDGSPYLVEWNISPVRGAQGGIEHFVSVQRDITARTLAQQRQALLAQALNATHDAVLIADDKGHILFTNQAFQRAIGYSAKEVHQLTPQATNSGQPHPDFYKNLLSVIHGGKRTRHTFPNQNAKGSNAYIEQVITTLTDESGSVKHYISVLKDISQFVAREKLLSKQVRSDALTGLLNRRGAAAKIQRLHRAAHQSGRFYSVIMADIDHFKKINDQFGHLLGDTVLKRCANLIRDNVREGDAVARWGGEEFLILLPNCPLIKAVALAERIRNTIATLTDPITGQVTLSLGVGTSSPAETPQSLIQRADKALYKAKAQGRNQVAIAEWDQTGG; this is encoded by the coding sequence ATGAACGCTCCCGAACGAAATCTCTCCATGCCGCATCACGCGCTGGAGCTGCTTCAACTCGCCATCAATCAGTCATTCAATTCGGTATTGATCACCACAGCCGGTGTCGAGCCTATCATCGTATACAGCAACCCGGCGTTGTGCGCCATGACGGGCTATACCGCCGAAGAACTCATCGGCAACTCGCCGAAAATCCTGCAAGGCCCGCTGACGGACAAAACGGTCATCAACCGCTTACGCCTGTGCCTGAAAAATGGTGATTATTTTCAGGGTTCCACCTTTAACTACCGCAAAGACGGCAGCCCCTATCTGGTGGAATGGAATATCTCGCCCGTACGTGGCGCGCAGGGAGGCATCGAGCACTTTGTCTCGGTTCAACGCGACATCACCGCGCGCACGCTGGCGCAACAGCGCCAGGCGCTTCTGGCGCAGGCCCTCAACGCCACCCATGATGCCGTGCTCATCGCCGATGATAAGGGCCATATCCTATTTACCAACCAAGCTTTCCAGCGCGCCATCGGCTATAGCGCCAAGGAAGTACACCAGCTGACGCCGCAAGCCACCAACTCCGGTCAGCCTCACCCGGATTTCTACAAGAATCTCCTCAGTGTCATCCACGGGGGCAAGCGTACGCGCCACACCTTTCCCAATCAAAATGCGAAAGGCAGCAACGCCTATATTGAACAGGTCATCACCACGCTGACGGACGAATCAGGCAGCGTCAAACACTACATCAGCGTGCTGAAAGACATCTCACAGTTCGTAGCGCGCGAAAAGCTCCTGAGCAAGCAGGTGCGCAGCGATGCCCTCACCGGCCTGCTTAACCGGCGCGGCGCCGCCGCGAAAATACAGCGCCTGCATCGCGCTGCGCACCAAAGCGGCCGTTTCTATTCCGTCATCATGGCCGACATCGATCACTTCAAAAAAATCAATGATCAGTTCGGCCACCTCTTGGGTGATACCGTGCTGAAACGCTGCGCCAACCTGATCAGGGACAATGTGCGCGAGGGCGACGCCGTTGCCCGCTGGGGCGGCGAAGAATTCCTGATCCTGCTGCCCAACTGCCCCCTCATCAAAGCCGTCGCCCTGGCGGAACGCATCCGCAACACTATCGCCACCCTCACCGACCCCATCACGGGCCAGGTCACCTTGTCGCTGGGCGTGGGCACCTCGAGCCCCGCCGAAACCCCTCAATCCCTCATTCAGCGCGCCGACAAAGCGCTGTACAAGGCCAAAGCGCAAGGCCGCAACCAGGTCGCCATCGCCGAGTGGGATCAAACCGGCGGCTGA
- a CDS encoding M81 family metallopeptidase has translation MRVFSAGLGTETNTFAPMPTSLSSFRDRDYYPAGAHPDSVTFAGAPLYIARLRGRAAGWDLAEGLVTSAQPGGATTREAYETLRDELLADLRAAMPVDMVLLGLHGAMVADGYDDCEGDLLARVREIVGPDVVVGAELDPHAHITPLMVEKATLLVAFKEYPHTDIRERAEELVDLCALAQAGRIRPVAAMVDCEMIVPMHTSRDPARGFVSRMQALEGKNGVLSISAIQGFATGDVPEMGSKMLVYTDGDAAAAQALARGLADELIAMRDALMVPYRSIDQALDEALAFDGAPVVLADRPDNPGSGAPGDSTFVLRRVLERGIGNVAMGPLWDPVAVRIAFDAGVGTTLMMRLGGKVGPLSGDPVDTRCTVKALHPGLVMTGLSGAPAQMGDCALIETQGVEIVLTSLRNQAINVDLFTQLGCDLNAKRLVIVKSAQHFYASFSQLARHVIYVGGPGVATPDWKTLSYSKIRLPKWPL, from the coding sequence ATGCGAGTTTTCAGCGCAGGCCTGGGCACCGAAACGAATACTTTCGCGCCCATGCCGACCAGCCTTTCTTCATTCCGCGACCGGGATTACTACCCGGCAGGCGCGCATCCCGACAGCGTGACCTTCGCGGGCGCCCCGCTTTACATCGCCCGCCTGCGCGGCCGCGCCGCGGGTTGGGACCTAGCTGAAGGTCTCGTGACCTCGGCCCAGCCGGGCGGCGCGACGACCCGCGAAGCGTACGAAACCCTGCGCGACGAGCTGCTCGCCGACCTGCGCGCCGCCATGCCTGTCGATATGGTCTTGCTGGGTTTGCATGGCGCCATGGTGGCCGATGGCTACGATGACTGCGAAGGCGATCTGTTGGCGCGAGTGCGCGAGATCGTCGGCCCCGACGTCGTGGTGGGCGCCGAACTGGACCCTCATGCGCATATCACGCCCTTGATGGTCGAAAAAGCCACTTTGCTGGTGGCATTCAAAGAATATCCCCATACCGACATCCGCGAGCGCGCCGAAGAATTGGTCGATCTTTGCGCGCTGGCCCAGGCCGGTCGCATCCGGCCAGTGGCGGCCATGGTCGACTGCGAAATGATCGTGCCGATGCATACTTCGCGTGATCCGGCTCGTGGCTTCGTCAGCCGCATGCAGGCCTTGGAAGGCAAGAACGGGGTGCTGTCCATCTCGGCGATCCAGGGCTTTGCCACGGGTGACGTGCCCGAGATGGGAAGCAAGATGCTGGTCTACACGGACGGAGACGCCGCTGCCGCTCAGGCGTTGGCGCGCGGGCTGGCCGACGAACTCATCGCTATGCGCGACGCCCTGATGGTGCCTTATCGCAGCATCGATCAAGCGCTGGATGAGGCGCTGGCCTTTGATGGCGCGCCGGTCGTACTCGCAGACCGGCCCGACAATCCTGGCAGCGGCGCGCCGGGCGATTCCACGTTTGTGCTGCGCCGCGTGCTGGAGCGCGGTATTGGCAATGTCGCCATGGGACCGCTGTGGGACCCGGTCGCAGTGCGCATTGCCTTCGATGCCGGCGTGGGCACCACGCTCATGATGCGTCTGGGCGGCAAGGTCGGCCCCCTGTCGGGAGACCCGGTCGATACCCGCTGCACCGTCAAGGCCTTGCACCCCGGCCTGGTGATGACCGGCCTGTCCGGCGCGCCCGCACAAATGGGCGATTGTGCGCTGATCGAAACCCAGGGGGTGGAAATCGTCCTGACCTCGCTGCGCAATCAGGCCATCAATGTCGATTTGTTCACGCAACTGGGCTGTGACCTGAATGCAAAGCGTCTGGTCATCGTGAAATCGGCCCAGCATTTTTACGCTTCGTTTTCGCAGCTTGCACGACATGTGATTTATGTAGGCGGCCCTGGCGTGGCCACGCCAGATTGGAAGACCCTCAGTTATTCAAAAATCCGCCTGCCTAAGTGGCCGCTTTAA
- a CDS encoding ABC transporter substrate-binding protein — protein MKKTLFAHLLTFSLSALCVLGAGAAQAQEKTLRLVPHADLKVLDPSFTTAYITRNFGYMVYDTLFAMDAKGQVQPQMVEKYTTSDDKKTWTFTLRPGQKFSDGQAVTSADVVASLERWGARDNIGRALAAAGGKWAVVNDNTFKLTLEQPFGLVLDGLAKVSSYPAFIMPERMAKMPTDRPLGEVTGSGPYLFKRDEWVPGSKIVFVRNPNYVGPKAAPSGLAGDKTSHADRVEWIILPDSNSAVAALKNKEVDMIEQAPPDYIDTLRKDKSVKMGVMEQNQLYIIPNSAFPPFNNPKARLAIAHVIDQAKFLSAMGYPKDLRVEHCPTAFICGSPNDTKAGSEPFAKPNLAQAKKLLAESGYKGEPVTILLPTDHATINAATLVAVQLLQEIGLNLDIQAMDWASMTARRAKKASGPQGGWNLFMSTASEFNVNSPLNNTYLGAACGNSLPGWPCDEELDKRRNAWIAAQEPADRKAALDKFQERAYEVFPYVPAGQFSRVFVVTDTLKNADGIWSVPNMWVLDK, from the coding sequence ATGAAGAAGACTTTGTTTGCCCATCTCCTGACATTTTCCCTGTCGGCCCTCTGTGTATTGGGCGCCGGCGCTGCGCAGGCTCAGGAAAAGACCCTGCGCCTGGTTCCCCACGCCGACCTGAAAGTGCTGGACCCTTCGTTCACCACGGCCTACATCACGCGCAACTTCGGCTACATGGTCTATGACACCCTGTTCGCCATGGATGCCAAGGGCCAAGTCCAGCCGCAGATGGTCGAGAAATACACGACTTCGGACGACAAAAAAACCTGGACCTTCACCCTGCGTCCAGGCCAGAAATTCAGTGATGGCCAGGCGGTCACGTCTGCCGATGTCGTCGCCTCCCTGGAACGCTGGGGCGCACGCGACAACATCGGGCGCGCGCTGGCCGCAGCCGGCGGTAAATGGGCAGTGGTCAATGACAACACGTTCAAGCTGACCCTCGAACAGCCCTTCGGGCTGGTGCTCGACGGCCTGGCCAAGGTATCCAGCTATCCGGCCTTCATCATGCCCGAACGCATGGCCAAGATGCCCACCGACCGTCCGCTGGGTGAAGTGACGGGTTCGGGCCCTTATCTGTTCAAGCGTGACGAGTGGGTGCCGGGCAGCAAGATCGTGTTCGTGCGCAACCCGAACTACGTCGGCCCCAAAGCCGCTCCCTCGGGACTGGCCGGCGACAAGACCTCGCATGCTGACCGCGTGGAATGGATCATTCTTCCAGATTCCAACAGCGCCGTTGCGGCACTAAAGAACAAAGAAGTCGACATGATCGAGCAGGCGCCGCCCGACTACATCGACACGCTGCGCAAAGACAAGTCGGTCAAGATGGGCGTCATGGAGCAGAACCAGCTCTACATTATTCCCAACTCGGCATTCCCTCCGTTCAACAACCCCAAGGCGCGTCTGGCGATTGCACACGTGATCGATCAGGCTAAATTCCTCAGCGCGATGGGCTATCCCAAGGATCTGCGTGTGGAGCACTGTCCCACCGCCTTCATCTGCGGCAGCCCGAACGACACCAAGGCGGGCTCTGAGCCCTTCGCCAAACCCAATCTCGCTCAGGCCAAGAAACTGCTGGCCGAGTCGGGCTACAAGGGGGAGCCGGTCACGATTCTGCTGCCCACCGACCACGCCACGATCAACGCTGCGACACTGGTTGCCGTGCAATTGCTGCAAGAGATCGGCCTGAACCTGGACATCCAGGCGATGGACTGGGCCTCGATGACGGCGCGCCGCGCAAAGAAAGCGTCCGGCCCGCAAGGCGGCTGGAATCTGTTCATGTCGACGGCCTCGGAGTTCAACGTCAACTCGCCCTTGAACAACACCTATCTGGGCGCGGCCTGCGGCAACAGCCTGCCGGGCTGGCCCTGCGATGAAGAACTGGACAAGCGCCGCAACGCCTGGATCGCCGCGCAAGAGCCGGCCGACCGCAAGGCCGCGCTGGACAAGTTCCAGGAGCGTGCTTACGAAGTCTTCCCCTATGTGCCGGCAGGCCAATTCTCGCGCGTGTTCGTCGTGACTGACACGCTCAAGAATGCCGACGGCATCTGGAGCGTGCCCAATATGTGGGTGCTGGACAAGTAA
- a CDS encoding ABC transporter permease: MGYVVRRVLSIIPVLLVVAVVVFMLIHLSPGDPAALIAGDFATAEDIAKLRLAMGLDEPLWRQFMLWAGRLLQGDMGTSIFTHVPVTTLLAQRVEPTLSIAALTMGLSILIAIPLGVLAAYRAGTWIDRLVMIFAVLAFSVPVFLVGYLLIYSFAVQLQWLPVQGYVSLSQGVWPWLRSLILPCVNLALVYIALITRMTRGTVLEVLHADYIRTARAKGLGVLPVLGHALRNAAIPIATTVGVGIALLIGGVVVTETVFAIPGLGRLVIDAVQHHDYPVIQSVLLVSAATYVVINLLIDLSYRLFDPRIRY; the protein is encoded by the coding sequence ATGGGATACGTAGTCAGACGGGTACTTTCCATCATCCCGGTGCTACTGGTAGTGGCGGTCGTGGTGTTCATGTTGATCCATCTGTCGCCGGGTGATCCGGCGGCACTGATCGCAGGCGATTTCGCCACGGCAGAGGACATCGCCAAGCTGCGCCTGGCGATGGGCCTGGACGAGCCCCTGTGGCGTCAGTTCATGCTTTGGGCAGGCCGCTTGTTGCAAGGCGATATGGGCACTTCGATCTTCACCCACGTGCCCGTGACGACCCTGCTGGCGCAGCGCGTCGAACCGACGCTGTCGATCGCCGCGCTGACGATGGGCCTGTCCATTCTCATCGCCATTCCCTTGGGTGTGCTGGCCGCGTATCGGGCCGGCACCTGGATCGACCGGCTGGTGATGATTTTCGCCGTGCTGGCCTTTTCGGTGCCGGTATTCCTGGTGGGCTATCTGCTGATCTACAGCTTTGCGGTGCAGTTGCAATGGCTGCCGGTGCAAGGCTATGTCAGCCTGTCGCAAGGGGTCTGGCCATGGCTGCGCAGCCTTATCCTGCCATGCGTGAATCTGGCTCTGGTGTATATCGCCCTGATTACCCGCATGACGCGCGGTACGGTGCTTGAAGTGCTGCACGCCGATTACATCCGCACCGCCCGCGCTAAGGGTCTGGGCGTCTTGCCGGTGCTCGGCCATGCGCTGCGCAACGCGGCCATTCCCATCGCCACGACGGTCGGCGTCGGCATCGCCCTGTTGATCGGCGGCGTGGTCGTCACCGAAACCGTGTTCGCTATTCCCGGCCTGGGCCGGCTGGTGATCGACGCCGTGCAACACCATGACTACCCGGTGATCCAGAGCGTGCTCCTCGTTTCGGCCGCCACCTATGTCGTGATCAATCTGCTTATCGATCTCAGCTATCGGCTGTTCGATCCGCGCATCCGCTACTAG
- a CDS encoding ABC transporter permease: MSDSTPIPVASQPLVHDALSAQARRWRWVRKHPTLIIGLVILILMALMALAAPLLATHNPLAINPLERLKPPSAEHYFGTDALGRDIFSRAVWGGRVSITVAISVALLATAIGVLLGLIAGFVRWADALIMRIMDGMMAIPDILLAIALMAVIRGSLTTVIIAITIPQVPRVVRLVRSLALTLREQLFVEAAHAIGTRLPVILWRHVLPNTMTPLVVQATFIAATAVLTEAVLSFLGVGVPPQVPSWGNMMAEGRNYVAVAFYTILYPGILLAVTVLSINMIGDGLRDALDPRLANQL, from the coding sequence ATGTCTGATAGCACGCCTATTCCCGTTGCCAGCCAACCGCTCGTGCATGACGCCCTCTCGGCCCAGGCCCGGCGCTGGCGCTGGGTGCGTAAGCACCCCACCCTCATCATCGGCCTGGTCATTCTCATCCTGATGGCCCTTATGGCGCTTGCAGCGCCCCTGCTGGCCACCCACAATCCGCTGGCCATCAATCCGCTGGAACGCCTGAAGCCCCCTTCCGCCGAGCACTATTTCGGCACGGATGCGCTGGGCCGCGATATCTTCAGCCGCGCTGTCTGGGGCGGCCGGGTGTCGATTACCGTGGCGATTTCCGTGGCCCTGCTGGCCACCGCGATCGGTGTTCTGCTCGGTTTGATTGCGGGCTTCGTGCGCTGGGCCGACGCGCTCATCATGCGCATCATGGACGGCATGATGGCGATTCCCGACATCCTGCTGGCCATTGCCCTGATGGCCGTGATTCGCGGCAGCCTGACCACCGTCATCATCGCCATCACGATCCCTCAGGTGCCCCGCGTCGTGCGGCTGGTGCGCTCGCTCGCCCTGACGCTGCGCGAACAGCTCTTTGTCGAGGCGGCCCATGCCATCGGCACCCGCCTTCCGGTGATTTTGTGGCGCCACGTGCTGCCCAACACCATGACACCCCTGGTGGTGCAGGCGACCTTCATCGCCGCCACCGCAGTGCTGACCGAAGCGGTGCTGTCGTTTTTGGGTGTCGGTGTACCGCCCCAGGTTCCGAGCTGGGGCAACATGATGGCCGAAGGCCGCAACTATGTTGCGGTAGCCTTCTACACCATTCTGTATCCGGGCATCCTGCTCGCCGTGACCGTGCTGTCGATCAATATGATCGGCGACGGCCTGCGCGATGCGCTCGATCCCCGCCTGGCCAATCAACTGTAG
- a CDS encoding ABC transporter ATP-binding protein, producing the protein MSAIPNPAGASEAPLLEIDGLSTYFDTVNGTVRSVDGVSYRVEAGRTLGVVGESGCGKSVTALSILRLIPTPPGRYVSGAVRYRGTDLLKLSEKEMREIRGNRISMIFQEPMTSLNPVLTIGRQIAEAVMLHQGLKRAQAYKRAEEMLRLVQIAEPERRVREYPHELSGGMRQRVMIALALACNPELLIADEPTTALDVTIQAQILDLLRELQRKLGMGIVMITHDLGVVAECCDRVVVMYAGRKVEEAPVAELFDRPLHPYTRALMASMPSMNTSSARLTEIPGMVPASHELGQRCSFAPRCAYATERCRNEDPTLQLQGDDHVVACFEAADIAAGIAGGAQPGGEPATSRSQA; encoded by the coding sequence ATGTCCGCCATTCCGAACCCGGCTGGCGCCTCCGAGGCGCCCCTGCTGGAGATCGATGGGCTGTCCACCTATTTCGACACCGTCAATGGTACGGTGCGTTCGGTGGATGGCGTGTCTTACCGTGTCGAAGCCGGCCGTACACTGGGCGTGGTTGGCGAATCCGGCTGTGGCAAGAGCGTTACCGCGCTCTCCATCCTGCGCCTGATTCCCACCCCGCCCGGACGCTATGTGTCGGGCGCCGTGCGCTATCGCGGCACAGACCTGCTCAAACTGAGCGAAAAGGAAATGCGTGAAATCCGAGGCAACCGGATTTCCATGATTTTCCAAGAGCCCATGACCTCGCTCAACCCGGTGCTCACCATCGGCCGGCAGATTGCCGAAGCGGTGATGCTGCATCAGGGGCTCAAACGCGCGCAGGCCTATAAACGGGCTGAAGAAATGCTGCGGCTGGTGCAGATCGCGGAACCCGAACGGCGTGTGCGCGAATATCCGCACGAGCTGTCTGGCGGCATGCGCCAGCGTGTCATGATCGCGCTGGCCCTGGCCTGCAACCCGGAACTGTTGATTGCCGACGAGCCGACCACCGCGCTCGACGTCACCATCCAGGCGCAAATCCTGGACCTGCTGCGCGAGCTGCAACGCAAACTCGGCATGGGCATCGTGATGATCACGCACGATCTGGGCGTGGTCGCCGAATGCTGTGACCGCGTGGTGGTGATGTATGCCGGCCGCAAGGTCGAGGAAGCACCTGTCGCCGAACTGTTCGACCGGCCACTGCATCCCTACACCCGGGCACTGATGGCATCCATGCCATCCATGAACACCTCGTCGGCCCGGCTGACTGAAATCCCGGGCATGGTGCCCGCCTCGCACGAGCTTGGTCAGCGTTGCAGCTTCGCGCCGCGCTGCGCCTATGCCACCGAGCGCTGCCGCAACGAAGATCCCACGCTGCAGTTGCAGGGCGACGATCATGTCGTGGCCTGCTTCGAGGCCGCTGATATCGCCGCCGGCATCGCAGGCGGCGCTCAACCTGGCGGCGAGCCCGCCACAAGCCGGAGCCAAGCATGA